In the Deltaproteobacteria bacterium genome, CTGATTTCTGGGTACCCATCATCGCGACGGTGCTGCTGGTTAACACAAATCGTTTAACACCAGCTGCCTTGGACGCGCGCAAGGCCCGCAAGGTCCCGTCCACCGCAGGTTGAATCATGTCGCTTTCGCTTTTAGGATTTTTCATTACAAATGGCGATGCAACATGCATAACGTAGGTGCAGTCTTTTGTAGCTTCGGCCCATCCGCTATCGGAGTTTAAGTCTAGCTCTACGAACTCCAGGTGGGTGCTATCAATGGACGCCGCTTCCATGGTGGCCCGCACTTCTTTTTCTTTGGCTTTACTACGGACCGAACCTCGGACCTTGTAGCCAGCGCGCAATAGATCCCCGGCGCAATAGAGAGCGATATAACCAGAGATTCCAGTAACCAGAACTGTTTCAGACGACATGACACTTCCTTTGTGATTGTACTTGAATATTATCGTACCGTTCGGTATTTAAATAGGGGGTTGATAGTATTATTGTCAACCAAAAAGATGAGTAGGTAATTCTTGGCTGAAGAAGCGCAAAAAAAATCCCGGGGCAGACCCAAGACGATGGACCGCATGCGCACACTCAAAGTGGCAATGGAGAGCTATTGGGATGAGGGTGTTCACAGCATTTCGTTAAATGAGATTTGCCGGCGTGCGGACGTGTCAAAGCCAAGCCTTTATCGAGAGTTTGGCGGCGAAGACGAACTCATGCTTGCTGTGCTGGAGCATTATATCGAGACGGTCTTCTCTTCGATGGTGGAATTGATTGAAAGTGACCGCCCTTTTGCCGGCGTGCTGCATGACCTAGTCCATGCGGTTACAGGGCAACGGGATACACCTGCGGGCTGTATGGTTGTGAAAATGGGTGCGACATCATCAGAGCTTGGTCCGTTGACAGCAGCTCGACTAAAGCAATTTAGGCAGGAATATCTTTTGGTTTACGAGGGCTGGGTAAAGCGAGCCCAGGGCCGTAAAGAGATCAATCTAGAAATTCCCGTCAAGCTTGCGGCATCGTATTTGGATAGTCAGCTTTCTATGATTCTCACTCAGATGGCGACCGGTGAAGAACCCTCGTTGGTTCGCGCAAAGGCAGAGCTGGCATTTCGACCGCTGATTCACTTGTAAGAAGCATCTTTCTGGACTTTGCCGCAGCATCAGCTGGTTGGGTTTGAGGCTAAATCAATTCTAGTCACTCTTTCCGCCCGAGCGTTTGCTACATCAATCGAGGATATGTCCACTGGCAGATAGGATGGATGTGATTAATTCCCACCCATTGACACCCTCCAATTCCAACCCACCTTAGGCCGGCAAACTCGAAACCTAAGGGAAATCTCTATGCATATCCTCATTACCGGCGCATCCAGTGGCATTGGTGAATCCATTGCTCGTGAATTTGGCTCGAATCCCAACAACAGCCTCACGTTGGTGGCTCGCCGCAAAGATAAGCTGGTTGCCCTCGCCGATTCACTCAACGCCCAAACCCTCGTTTTGCCCTGTGATTTATCGGTTCCGGAGAATGTGCCTGAGCTGGTGCAGCTTGCGGTGGACCAGTTTGGCCCTGTGGATAAGCTGGTGAACAACGCCGGCATGAACTGCTTTAAAGGCGCTGGCGATGTAACCCACTTGGAGGCCGCTAAGCTCTTTAACCTGAATGTGCTCAGCCCCATGGCGCTGGTGGAAGCGGTACTTCCGGGCATGAAAGAACG is a window encoding:
- a CDS encoding TetR/AcrR family transcriptional regulator, with amino-acid sequence MRTLKVAMESYWDEGVHSISLNEICRRADVSKPSLYREFGGEDELMLAVLEHYIETVFSSMVELIESDRPFAGVLHDLVHAVTGQRDTPAGCMVVKMGATSSELGPLTAARLKQFRQEYLLVYEGWVKRAQGRKEINLEIPVKLAASYLDSQLSMILTQMATGEEPSLVRAKAELAFRPLIHL